The proteins below come from a single Penaeus monodon isolate SGIC_2016 chromosome 23, NSTDA_Pmon_1, whole genome shotgun sequence genomic window:
- the LOC119588314 gene encoding N-acetylgalactosaminyltransferase 6-like, translated as MINYHLQLPKKMGFKLLYPRRRGLIFKILAFCTFIGFVGLWFKNDPLVGEEDELLVGRAKGLDGGPNHIPALDKSKTHRPLGQVAQPDDQILRLDDLPDHEPVREIRVPAPGVAKDPQFQAPARHRNLPSNEDMIERMKADRMFAEDEAKVVRGLGEGGRPVRLTGEEGRRAEDVLKKEAFNLVASDKISLNRSVPDSRDPL; from the coding sequence ATGATCAACTACCACCTTCAGCTGCCCAAGAAAATGGGTTTCAAGCTCCTGTACCCTCGGCGCCGGGGCCTCATCTTCAAGATCCTGGCCTTCTGCACCTTCATCGGCTTCGTGGGCCTGTGGTTCAAGAACGACCCCCTCGTCGGAGAGGAGGACGAGCTCCTGGTGGGGCGCGCCAAGGGCCTGGACGGCGGGCCCAACCACATCCCGGCGCTGGACAAGTCGAAGACGCACAGGCCCCTGGGGCAGGTGGCGCAGCCCGACGACCAGATCCTGCGGCTGGACGACCTGCCCGACCACGAGCCCGTCAGGGAGATCCGCGTGCCCGCCCCGGGAGTCGCGAAGGACCCCCAGTTCCAGGCGCCGGCGCGCCACAGGAACCTGCCCAGCAACGAGGACATGATCGAGCGCATGAAGGCGGACCGCATGTTCGCCGAGGACGAGGCCAAGGTGGTGCGAGGCCTGGGCGAGGGCGGGCGGCCCGTGCGGCTGACGGGCGAGGAGGGCAGGCGCGCCGAGGACGTCCTCAAGAAGGAGGCCTTCAACCTGGTGGCCAGCGACAAGATCTCGCTCAACCGCAGCGTCCCCGACTCCAGGGACCCACTGTGA